In one window of Frigoriglobus tundricola DNA:
- the rplU gene encoding 50S ribosomal protein L21 gives MYAIFEDGSRQYRVEEGALVVIDHREANAGQRLELSKVLLLSSGADTLIGQPLVAGARVLAEVVDFPRVKTMTQKFRRRKNYRRLKGHTQPHVRVKITHILKAGDATPAETPKTEPTPAAS, from the coding sequence ATGTACGCGATTTTTGAAGACGGCTCCAGGCAGTACCGGGTCGAAGAGGGCGCCCTGGTCGTGATCGACCACCGCGAAGCGAACGCGGGCCAGCGCCTGGAACTGAGCAAGGTGCTACTGCTGTCGAGCGGCGCGGACACGCTCATCGGCCAGCCGCTCGTGGCCGGCGCGCGGGTGCTGGCCGAAGTCGTGGACTTCCCCCGCGTCAAAACGATGACGCAGAAGTTCCGCCGGCGCAAGAACTACCGGCGACTGAAGGGGCACACGCAGCCCCACGTCCGCGTGAAGATCACGCACATCCTGAAGGCCGGTGACGCGACCCCGGCCGAAACGCCGAAGACCGAGCCGACCCCGGCCGCGAGCTAA
- a CDS encoding CHAD domain-containing protein: MADGKWIEGLKPNAPIADAATTVLTARFAVVRHYLPLAVERAQEDAEYVHQLRVGTRRAAAALRVFADALPRRLLKATKGTLRQLRRAAGDARDWDVFLASLSDAKPLASAAGKPALDFLLGYAIGERTAAQTRLVAAAADAGPLFAEQSTELPGRARAPEGDADDPQPADFGALAAQQLGALFREFTTGVESNPSEAEAMHALRIVGKRLRYAIEIFADCFPQGMKDTLYPAVEHAQELLGGVQDATVGAERLAGIRGSVQTVLPKHLPRIRKGIDGLAATLRAQVPAGKKAFATWRKEWLDLMAGLKLEVAAVTVTATT; encoded by the coding sequence ATGGCAGACGGGAAATGGATCGAGGGGCTCAAGCCGAACGCGCCGATCGCCGACGCGGCGACGACCGTCCTCACGGCCCGCTTCGCGGTGGTGCGGCACTACTTGCCACTGGCCGTTGAGCGGGCGCAGGAGGACGCGGAGTACGTTCACCAGTTGCGCGTGGGCACGCGCCGCGCTGCGGCCGCGCTCCGCGTGTTCGCCGACGCGCTGCCGCGCCGGCTCCTCAAAGCAACGAAGGGCACCCTGCGGCAGCTCCGCCGCGCGGCCGGGGACGCCCGCGACTGGGACGTGTTCCTCGCCTCCCTCTCCGACGCCAAACCGCTCGCATCGGCCGCCGGGAAACCCGCGCTCGACTTCCTCCTCGGCTACGCCATCGGTGAGCGGACCGCGGCGCAGACCCGGCTCGTGGCGGCCGCGGCCGATGCCGGGCCGTTATTCGCTGAACAGAGTACAGAGTTACCCGGCCGCGCCCGCGCGCCGGAGGGTGACGCCGACGACCCGCAGCCGGCGGACTTCGGCGCCCTCGCCGCCCAACAATTGGGGGCGCTGTTCCGCGAGTTCACGACGGGCGTGGAGTCGAACCCGAGCGAGGCCGAAGCGATGCACGCACTGCGGATCGTCGGCAAGCGGCTCCGCTACGCCATCGAGATCTTCGCCGATTGTTTCCCGCAGGGAATGAAGGACACCCTCTACCCGGCGGTCGAACACGCGCAGGAACTGCTCGGCGGGGTGCAGGACGCGACCGTCGGGGCGGAGCGTCTGGCCGGGATCCGCGGTTCGGTGCAGACGGTGCTGCCGAAGCACCTGCCCCGCATCCGCAAGGGCATCGACGGTCTCGCGGCGACCCTTCGCGCGCAGGTACCGGCGGGGAAGAAGGCGTTTGCCACTTGGCGAAAGGAGTGGCTGGACCTGATGGCGGGGCTCAAGCTCGAAGTGGCCGCGGTCACCGTCACAGCCACAACCTGA
- a CDS encoding tetratricopeptide repeat protein yields the protein MSPRANRLDGLVCLGLVALTASVFAGVLGCEFVTYDDPMYVLTNPAVTGGLTADNVSWAWTGKFGLWHPLTWMSLQLDTELFGLNPARFHLTNLLLHCGNVLLVYGVLTSLTGARGPSAAVAALFAVHPLNVETVAWVSERKGLLSMFFGLIAVGAYGAYVRAPGLARYGVMVGAYTLSLLAKPVFVSLPLLLLLLDYWPLRRAGTAATGGRSWRQLAGEKLPLVGLAVAIGVVTIVAEDSVGALPTSGSRSIESRLKNGAVSYAEYLRRAVYPNDLAPFYPHPGRSLPSETAVGSALLLVALSVLAVRTRERLPYLLVGWSWFVVALLPMSGLIQVGGHAMADRYAYLPLIGLLVAVCWGVRALTERSRWVPAGVAVLAVGASGFVARAQVEHWKTSEALWEHTLAVTARNHRAHFHLGKIRAEEGRTDDAIRHFRAGLEFHPRDEVANFLLGCLLADRGQLDEAAARLTTATETAPQFADAWWQLGRVQRRRNDPASAAAALTAALKLRPNDPQMLTERGTACARAGRPADAVADFRAARAAGYESVDLDNNMGIALAELGLLDEARARFRSAVCAAPDAPDGYINLGFLMEQLGQPDEAADLFRTAARVDATAVAPRSALGLLLRRRGRPQDAVPVLEAATGLKPDDPELWFELGLTWEVLGTQDRAAGAYRRAAQLRPGAARFHAALGSVLVAQGLPGAADEFRAAQADADGLRQCARTAFRLAAHQNPAAREEKVAVCLARAVCRASGEREPALLDLLAIAYASDGQFARALEVEQKAIELSPSDRPPDRAVRERMLKSFRDGKPVRDTELK from the coding sequence ATGTCCCCGCGCGCCAACCGCCTCGACGGACTTGTCTGCTTGGGGCTCGTCGCACTCACCGCGAGCGTGTTCGCTGGCGTCCTCGGCTGCGAGTTCGTCACCTACGACGACCCGATGTACGTGCTGACCAACCCCGCGGTCACCGGCGGACTCACTGCGGATAACGTGTCCTGGGCGTGGACCGGCAAGTTCGGGTTGTGGCACCCCCTCACTTGGATGTCGCTCCAACTCGACACCGAACTGTTCGGCCTGAACCCGGCCCGGTTCCACCTGACGAACCTCCTCCTCCATTGCGGGAACGTGCTCCTCGTCTACGGGGTCCTCACGTCGCTGACCGGCGCGCGCGGGCCGAGCGCCGCGGTTGCGGCGCTGTTCGCGGTTCACCCCCTGAATGTCGAGACGGTGGCCTGGGTGAGCGAGCGCAAAGGGCTCTTGAGCATGTTCTTCGGACTCATAGCGGTCGGGGCATATGGCGCCTACGTCCGCGCGCCCGGGCTCGCGCGGTACGGCGTGATGGTCGGGGCGTACACACTGAGCCTGCTGGCCAAACCGGTTTTCGTGAGCCTGCCGCTCTTGCTGCTACTGTTGGACTACTGGCCCCTCCGGCGCGCGGGAACGGCGGCGACCGGCGGCCGGAGCTGGCGGCAACTCGCTGGCGAAAAACTGCCCCTCGTCGGGCTCGCGGTCGCGATCGGGGTGGTCACGATCGTGGCAGAGGACTCGGTCGGGGCGCTCCCCACGTCCGGTAGCCGTTCGATCGAGTCGCGCCTGAAGAACGGTGCCGTGTCGTACGCGGAGTACCTCCGAAGGGCCGTTTACCCGAACGACCTGGCCCCGTTCTACCCGCACCCGGGCAGGTCGTTGCCGAGCGAGACCGCGGTCGGTTCCGCCCTGCTCCTGGTCGCCCTGTCCGTCCTGGCAGTGCGAACCCGGGAGCGGCTGCCGTACCTGCTTGTCGGTTGGTCGTGGTTCGTCGTGGCCCTCTTGCCCATGAGCGGGCTCATCCAGGTCGGCGGGCACGCGATGGCCGACCGGTACGCGTACCTGCCCCTCATCGGCTTACTGGTCGCGGTCTGCTGGGGCGTTCGCGCCTTGACCGAACGGAGCCGTTGGGTGCCGGCGGGCGTCGCGGTTCTCGCGGTCGGGGCGTCCGGGTTCGTCGCACGGGCACAGGTGGAACACTGGAAGACCAGCGAGGCGCTGTGGGAACACACCCTGGCGGTCACGGCCCGCAACCACCGGGCGCACTTCCACCTGGGCAAGATCCGGGCCGAGGAGGGCCGAACCGACGACGCCATTCGGCACTTCCGCGCCGGTCTGGAATTCCACCCGCGGGACGAAGTGGCGAACTTCCTTCTGGGCTGCCTGCTCGCGGACCGCGGCCAACTGGACGAAGCCGCCGCCCGTCTCACAACGGCCACCGAAACCGCCCCGCAGTTCGCCGACGCCTGGTGGCAACTGGGCCGGGTGCAGCGCCGCCGCAACGACCCCGCCTCGGCCGCCGCCGCGCTCACAGCCGCGCTGAAGCTGCGCCCCAACGACCCGCAAATGCTCACGGAGAGGGGCACCGCGTGCGCCCGCGCGGGCCGCCCCGCCGATGCCGTGGCGGACTTCCGAGCGGCCCGTGCGGCCGGGTACGAGTCCGTGGACCTCGACAACAATATGGGAATCGCGCTCGCGGAACTCGGGCTCCTGGACGAAGCACGGGCCCGGTTCCGGTCCGCGGTCTGCGCCGCCCCGGACGCGCCCGACGGGTACATCAACCTCGGGTTCCTGATGGAGCAGTTGGGCCAGCCGGACGAGGCGGCCGACCTGTTCCGGACGGCCGCCCGGGTGGACGCGACCGCTGTGGCCCCGCGGTCCGCTCTCGGGCTGTTGCTGCGCCGACGGGGGCGCCCCCAGGACGCGGTGCCGGTGCTGGAGGCGGCGACCGGGCTCAAGCCGGACGATCCCGAACTGTGGTTCGAACTCGGGCTCACCTGGGAGGTACTCGGAACCCAGGACCGGGCCGCCGGGGCGTACCGTCGGGCCGCGCAACTGCGCCCGGGGGCCGCACGGTTTCACGCCGCGCTGGGCTCGGTCCTGGTCGCCCAGGGGCTGCCGGGAGCCGCGGACGAGTTCCGGGCCGCTCAGGCCGACGCGGACGGGCTGCGACAGTGTGCTCGCACGGCGTTCCGGTTAGCGGCCCACCAAAATCCGGCCGCCCGCGAGGAAAAGGTGGCCGTGTGCCTCGCGCGGGCCGTGTGCCGGGCGAGCGGCGAACGCGAGCCCGCGCTCCTCGACCTCCTCGCCATCGCCTACGCGTCCGACGGACAGTTCGCCCGTGCCCTGGAGGTGGAGCAAAAGGCGATCGAGCTGTCCCCCTCCGATCGCCCCCCGGACCGCGCGGTCCGAGAACGAATGCTCAAATCCTTCCGGGACGGCAAGCCCGTTCGCGACACCGAACTGAAATGA
- a CDS encoding nucleotidyl transferase AbiEii/AbiGii toxin family protein: MRTTAISPTDLRHRLLEGVLLRLARHPSAGDFVVRGGVLLRQWFRPAPRPADDLDLVATFPFSAAEAGRRFLPVLADSAVEDGVRFDHEAVRVEGIFLETGSPGVRVFISGTFAGHEDDFHVDVTSGPQPRPAPVCGAVATASGADARLWVCRPECIVAQKVQALRHLGQLCWRQKDLNDLRLLLARVPVDGAELRTALAAYLADLGGSLDDIPTLFGPESWWGMKLSAARWLDFTRASAGRDVPKDLTGVVAEIRDRLASLLEGTE; this comes from the coding sequence ATGAGGACCACGGCGATCTCACCGACCGACCTCCGCCACCGGCTGCTCGAGGGGGTCCTCTTGCGCCTCGCCCGGCACCCGAGTGCCGGTGACTTCGTTGTTCGCGGCGGGGTGCTCCTGCGTCAGTGGTTCCGGCCCGCCCCGCGGCCGGCGGACGATCTGGATCTCGTGGCGACGTTCCCGTTCAGCGCTGCGGAGGCGGGGCGGCGTTTCCTCCCCGTACTCGCGGACTCGGCCGTCGAAGACGGGGTGCGTTTCGACCACGAAGCGGTCCGCGTCGAGGGGATCTTTCTGGAAACGGGCAGCCCCGGCGTGCGCGTCTTCATCTCCGGTACGTTTGCGGGTCACGAGGACGACTTTCACGTGGACGTCACGTCCGGGCCGCAACCTCGGCCCGCTCCCGTGTGCGGCGCGGTCGCGACCGCGAGCGGTGCGGACGCGCGGCTCTGGGTGTGCCGGCCGGAGTGCATCGTCGCGCAGAAGGTGCAGGCCCTGCGGCACCTGGGCCAGTTGTGTTGGCGACAGAAGGATCTCAACGACCTCCGCCTCCTGCTCGCCCGCGTCCCGGTGGACGGCGCCGAGTTGCGGACCGCGCTCGCGGCGTACCTGGCGGACCTGGGGGGCTCGCTCGACGACATTCCGACCCTGTTCGGGCCGGAATCGTGGTGGGGGATGAAACTGTCCGCGGCCCGCTGGCTGGACTTCACACGCGCGTCGGCGGGCCGGGACGTGCCGAAAGATCTGACCGGCGTCGTGGCCGAGATTCGGGACCGATTGGCTTCCCTCCTGGAGGGCACAGAATGA
- a CDS encoding TIGR02996 domain-containing protein yields the protein MSGVSGGFLDYIVANIDEDTPRLAFADWHEEHDRPERAEFIRVQVQRARLPAWDAAQIRLRIREQELLIRYGEQWLAEVPVIEGARWEGFRRGVVAEVSFASYEAMRKGARACRAVAPVEAVTVRWPRRREGRQTVDPIAELRELTLTGNPDYDAFDWVAESPQLSTLRTLTVRSLWGDSLARLVASPHLTNLKSLRLPSNNLGNPGLRAISQAATLTALEELDFSSLARHERYIHDPVIRAAGMRALMDWPGMASVRTLNLNGNDMSRDGLRALLRSPHAAGIKALSLRDTRLDGQALGELDAANSQLRLDVLDLGQNVLKDLGAESVALAPCLRELKALRLDRCEIRLSGARLFVKKAFFLNHLRTLDVGHNHFGSGGLEALLARGPEALHTLHMRDNDLFDGGAEVLAESPASNGLVELDLSQNQLKDAAARTLGRTGNLQGLLVLRLADNAITGAGAAALRSSPLGRRLGVLEFLDEPPAPPPRDEPAPTGPPELPPFEFEGGDPIPF from the coding sequence ATGAGTGGGGTGTCCGGCGGCTTCCTCGACTACATCGTCGCGAACATCGATGAGGACACGCCGCGCCTGGCCTTCGCCGACTGGCACGAGGAACACGACCGGCCCGAGCGCGCGGAGTTCATCCGCGTGCAGGTCCAGCGGGCGCGGTTGCCCGCCTGGGACGCCGCCCAGATCCGCCTGCGCATCCGCGAACAGGAGCTCCTGATCCGGTACGGGGAGCAGTGGCTCGCGGAAGTGCCGGTCATCGAGGGGGCACGGTGGGAGGGGTTCCGCCGGGGCGTTGTCGCCGAGGTGTCGTTCGCCAGCTACGAGGCGATGCGGAAGGGCGCTCGCGCCTGTCGGGCCGTGGCCCCGGTCGAGGCGGTAACGGTCCGGTGGCCCCGCCGCCGCGAGGGCCGCCAAACCGTCGACCCGATCGCCGAGTTGCGCGAGCTGACCCTCACGGGGAACCCCGACTACGACGCGTTCGATTGGGTGGCCGAGTCGCCGCAGTTGTCCACGCTCCGCACCCTGACCGTCCGCAGCCTGTGGGGCGACTCACTCGCCCGGCTGGTGGCTTCGCCCCACTTGACCAATCTGAAGTCGCTGCGCTTGCCCTCGAACAACCTTGGTAACCCCGGCCTGCGCGCCATTTCGCAAGCCGCCACCCTCACCGCCCTGGAGGAACTCGACTTTTCTTCGCTGGCGCGGCACGAGAGGTACATTCACGACCCGGTCATCCGCGCGGCGGGGATGCGGGCCCTGATGGACTGGCCCGGTATGGCGAGCGTTCGCACGTTGAACCTGAACGGCAACGACATGAGCCGGGACGGGTTGCGGGCGCTGCTCCGCTCGCCGCACGCGGCGGGCATCAAGGCGCTCTCTTTGCGCGACACCCGGCTCGACGGCCAAGCGCTGGGGGAACTGGACGCCGCCAACTCCCAACTGCGGCTGGACGTACTCGACCTGGGCCAGAACGTCCTCAAGGACCTCGGCGCGGAGTCCGTCGCGCTGGCCCCGTGCCTGCGCGAGTTGAAGGCGCTCCGGCTCGACCGGTGCGAGATTCGACTGTCCGGAGCCCGCCTGTTCGTCAAAAAGGCGTTCTTTCTCAACCACCTTCGAACGCTCGACGTCGGGCACAACCACTTCGGTTCGGGCGGGTTGGAAGCGCTGCTCGCGCGGGGGCCGGAGGCGCTCCACACGCTCCACATGCGCGACAACGACCTCTTCGACGGCGGGGCCGAGGTGTTGGCCGAGTCACCGGCGTCGAACGGCCTCGTCGAGTTGGACCTGAGCCAGAACCAGCTCAAGGACGCCGCGGCACGGACCCTGGGGCGAACGGGGAACCTGCAGGGGCTCCTGGTCTTGCGCCTGGCGGATAATGCGATCACCGGAGCCGGGGCCGCGGCTCTCCGCTCCTCGCCCCTCGGCCGTCGCTTGGGGGTACTGGAGTTCCTGGACGAGCCGCCGGCCCCGCCCCCGCGCGATGAGCCGGCCCCGACCGGCCCGCCCGAGCTGCCTCCGTTCGAGTTCGAGGGCGGCGACCCGATCCCCTTTTGA
- a CDS encoding radical SAM enzyme, Cfr family protein, with the protein MQLSLFPETEFSAHRSAQDASVNWDRVADVGRVEARYVRRCAEYFVVYLSSQTGCAQGCRMCHLTATGQTRLRDATIGEMIEQAQMVLAHYRREGPPARTVHFNFMARGEPLANRALLADADGLLGELSRMAVALGLRPRHLISTIYPRDRADRPLEEIFVVHHPEIHYSIYSVSERFRRRWLPKALAAGPALDRLASWQRNSQKIVTLHHAYIAGENDSEGDVHAICDALEERQLAVNVNIVRYNPFDPARHGVEPAEDVIERNATIYRSRLPNARVGVIARVGFDVAASCGMFFGPEGAATESQEPGGRGHAD; encoded by the coding sequence ATGCAACTCTCGCTCTTTCCCGAAACCGAATTCTCGGCGCACCGGAGCGCACAAGACGCTTCGGTGAACTGGGACCGGGTTGCCGATGTGGGGCGGGTTGAGGCCCGGTACGTCCGGCGGTGTGCGGAGTACTTCGTCGTCTACCTGTCGTCGCAGACCGGGTGCGCGCAAGGGTGCCGCATGTGCCACCTGACGGCCACCGGCCAGACGCGCCTCCGCGACGCAACCATCGGTGAGATGATCGAGCAGGCGCAGATGGTCCTCGCGCACTACCGGCGCGAGGGGCCCCCAGCGCGGACCGTCCACTTCAACTTCATGGCCAGGGGCGAGCCGCTGGCCAACCGGGCGCTACTGGCAGACGCCGACGGCCTGCTCGGGGAGCTGTCGCGAATGGCCGTCGCGCTCGGGCTGCGCCCCCGCCACTTGATCTCGACTATTTATCCGCGGGACCGTGCGGACCGCCCCCTGGAAGAGATCTTCGTCGTCCACCACCCCGAGATCCATTACTCCATTTACAGCGTGAGCGAGCGGTTCCGGCGCCGCTGGTTGCCCAAAGCACTGGCCGCCGGACCGGCCCTCGACCGACTGGCGTCCTGGCAGCGAAACAGTCAGAAAATCGTCACGCTCCACCACGCGTACATCGCCGGGGAAAACGATTCCGAGGGCGACGTGCACGCGATCTGCGACGCGCTCGAAGAGCGGCAACTGGCGGTGAACGTCAACATCGTCCGGTACAACCCGTTCGATCCGGCGCGACACGGGGTTGAACCAGCGGAAGACGTCATCGAGCGCAACGCCACGATCTACCGCTCGCGCCTGCCGAACGCCCGAGTTGGTGTGATCGCCCGAGTGGGGTTTGACGTGGCCGCTTCGTGCGGGATGTTCTTCGGACCGGAAGGCGCGGCCACCGAATCGCAGGAGCCGGGCGGCCGCGGTCATGCCGACTGA